One Peribacillus simplex NBRC 15720 = DSM 1321 genomic region harbors:
- a CDS encoding alpha/beta hydrolase, with the protein MKKSVTFKNGQLKMVGNLYLPDRFDESKKYSGIVVIHPGGGVKEQTAGLYAQKLSDNGFVALAYDASHQGESEGEPRLLEDPNARVEDVRCTVDYLTTLPYIDQEKIGALGICAGGGYAVATAQTERRIKTVATVSAVDIGAMFRGEGSIETQLQTLEAVAKQRTAEANGTEAHFLTYAPDTLEEIDENTPVLMREAFDYYRTPRAQHPNSPNRFLFTSVDKLMAFSASSQISTNLTQPMLFIVGTEADTRGYSEQFHELSNGPKELFWVEGATHIAMYDIPEYVDQAVTKLTEYFGKNL; encoded by the coding sequence ATGAAAAAATCAGTAACGTTTAAAAATGGTCAATTAAAGATGGTAGGGAACCTTTATTTACCAGATAGATTTGACGAAAGCAAAAAATATTCTGGGATTGTTGTTATACATCCTGGTGGTGGAGTAAAAGAACAGACTGCAGGGTTATATGCACAAAAGCTTTCTGACAATGGTTTTGTTGCGTTAGCATATGACGCATCTCATCAGGGAGAGAGCGAAGGAGAACCACGTTTGCTTGAAGATCCGAATGCCAGAGTAGAAGATGTGCGTTGTACGGTGGATTATTTGACAACTCTTCCGTATATTGATCAAGAAAAAATTGGAGCACTTGGTATTTGTGCGGGTGGCGGTTATGCCGTAGCTACAGCTCAAACTGAACGCCGCATCAAAACTGTAGCGACTGTGAGTGCGGTGGACATCGGTGCTATGTTCCGAGGAGAAGGTAGCATTGAAACACAATTGCAAACACTTGAGGCTGTTGCTAAGCAGCGTACTGCAGAAGCAAATGGAACAGAAGCGCATTTCCTTACTTATGCACCTGATACGCTTGAAGAAATTGATGAAAATACACCTGTGCTAATGCGTGAAGCTTTTGACTACTATAGAACGCCTAGAGCACAGCACCCTAATTCTCCAAATCGATTCCTATTTACAAGCGTTGACAAACTCATGGCATTCTCGGCATCAAGCCAAATTAGCACAAACCTGACTCAACCTATGTTATTCATTGTAGGAACCGAGGCCGACACACGCGGTTACAGCGAACAATTCCATGAATTGTCGAATGGACCAAAGGAATTGTTCTGGGTTGAGGGTGCAACGCATATTGCTATGTATGATATCCCAGAATATGTAGATCAAGCTGTAACTAAGTTAACAGAGTACTTTGGCAAGAATCTTTAA
- a CDS encoding TetR/AcrR family transcriptional regulator: protein MSIIDRRILKSQEAIKKAFIELMSEKNFDQITIQDIADKANVGRRTIYSHYLDKYDLLDKLIEEHIKELRKLCESSAELSFTDALLIWFEYFESHYSFFSTMLADKGAPFFRSRFLELVIEEVQNEVDVNKGKNQGLSKDVIIQFFGVAIVGIVESYFTNGIPDPPQVLAEQVGILLERNL, encoded by the coding sequence ATGTCTATCATAGATAGAAGAATACTCAAATCTCAGGAAGCAATAAAAAAAGCTTTTATTGAACTGATGTCTGAAAAGAATTTTGATCAGATTACGATACAGGATATTGCCGACAAAGCGAATGTTGGCCGAAGAACCATTTACTCTCATTACCTGGATAAATATGATCTGCTCGATAAGCTCATTGAAGAGCATATTAAAGAGCTAAGAAAACTTTGTGAATCCTCAGCTGAATTGAGTTTTACAGATGCTCTTCTCATTTGGTTTGAATACTTTGAAAGTCATTATTCCTTCTTTTCAACCATGTTGGCAGACAAAGGGGCACCTTTTTTTCGCAGTCGCTTTCTTGAGCTTGTCATCGAAGAAGTACAGAATGAAGTAGATGTAAACAAAGGGAAAAATCAAGGATTAAGTAAAGATGTTATCATTCAATTTTTTGGAGTAGCTATTGTAGGGATAGTAGAATCTTATTTCACGAATGGAATACCTGATCCGCCTCAAGTCTTGGCAGAACAAGTGGGAATTTTGTTAGAGAGGAATTTATAA
- the speB gene encoding agmatinase has product MKYPLTPDVKPEFCTTGTFMRLPSQKHDAKLAIVGMPFDTAASFRVGARFAPQAIRQASMTLFPYHPIHKVYPFEQMNAIDIGDIPVIPHNIHRSYDLMKESIYELMSKGVIPIGLGGDHSVTLASLRAAAKVYGPVAMIHFDSHTDTWDTYYEEKYWHGSPFIRAHEEGLLQTDKVFQIGIRGTLNHSGDLQASHDLGYRLITTSELSDRGFEDVLKEIRKTIGNTPCFLTFDIDFVDPSFAPGTGTPEAGGFSSFETLKMIRSLTEFNFIGYDVVEVLPSYDPSQITSLLAATLVHEFASLAALSTKEDI; this is encoded by the coding sequence ATGAAATATCCACTTACACCAGATGTAAAGCCAGAGTTTTGTACAACGGGAACTTTTATGCGTTTACCTTCTCAAAAGCATGATGCGAAGCTAGCAATTGTAGGTATGCCTTTTGATACAGCGGCTTCTTTTCGGGTGGGAGCCAGGTTTGCTCCTCAAGCCATTCGCCAAGCATCCATGACCTTGTTTCCTTATCATCCGATTCATAAGGTATATCCTTTTGAACAAATGAATGCAATTGATATTGGTGATATCCCGGTTATTCCTCATAATATTCATCGAAGCTATGATTTAATGAAGGAATCCATATATGAATTGATGTCCAAAGGAGTCATACCTATTGGATTAGGGGGAGATCATTCTGTTACTTTAGCTAGTTTACGCGCTGCGGCAAAGGTATATGGCCCTGTAGCCATGATTCATTTTGATTCCCATACAGATACTTGGGATACATATTATGAGGAAAAATATTGGCATGGATCTCCTTTTATTCGTGCACACGAAGAAGGTTTGCTACAGACAGATAAAGTATTTCAAATAGGAATCCGAGGCACGCTTAACCACTCTGGAGATTTACAGGCAAGTCATGATTTAGGTTATCGTTTGATTACAACTAGTGAACTTTCTGATCGGGGATTTGAAGATGTTTTGAAAGAGATTAGAAAGACTATTGGTAACACTCCTTGTTTCTTGACATTTGATATAGATTTCGTTGATCCTTCTTTTGCTCCGGGAACAGGTACACCTGAAGCAGGTGGTTTTAGCAGCTTTGAAACTCTAAAAATGATACGTTCTCTAACTGAATTTAATTTTATAGGATATGATGTGGTTGAAGTGCTACCTTCATATGATCCAAGTCAAATTACTTCACTTTTAGCAGCGACACTTGTACATGAATTTGCCAGCCTTGCAGCATTAAGTACGAAAGAAGATATTTAA
- a CDS encoding APC family permease, which yields MKGLPELKRSLNTRYVIVFGLSFMAPVTVFSTYGIAIDRTHGMVPTAYIIALIVMLFTSYSYAKMVQVYPTTGSAYTFVQKGINSHLGFLVGWVILLDYLFSPMISALLFGIMVNAYFPGIPIIAVIISFIIAVTIINIFGIKVAANVNTFLVMFQFLFIIIFSLLCINGLLAGKGTGELFSMDPFFSPDVNFNNLLSIVPLLCFSFLGFDAVTTLAEETKDPKKTLPKAIYATTLIGGLLFIASTYFAQSIFPNFTSFKNPDTAIVDIMIYTGGNFLNSLFISVVVTAATASAIASGGSGARILYAMGRDNVLPKRIFGYVSPKFQTPIFNILIIACVAMSAVFLDIATATSFINFGALFAFTFVNLSVLIHYFVRQKQRSPKSIILYLLLPLIGTGITILFMTKLDIHSLVLGITWLAVGFIYLLYLTKMFKERPPELNFEEQKEEFDVKLVQ from the coding sequence ATGAAAGGATTACCCGAGCTTAAGCGTTCACTAAATACAAGATATGTTATTGTATTTGGACTTTCCTTTATGGCGCCTGTGACAGTCTTTAGCACATATGGTATCGCTATTGATCGTACCCATGGAATGGTTCCGACAGCATACATAATTGCTTTAATTGTTATGCTATTCACTTCATATAGTTACGCAAAAATGGTTCAGGTATATCCCACTACCGGTTCAGCTTATACCTTTGTGCAGAAAGGAATTAATTCACACCTTGGTTTTCTGGTAGGATGGGTAATTTTATTGGATTATCTTTTCAGTCCTATGATCAGTGCTTTACTTTTTGGGATTATGGTGAATGCTTACTTCCCTGGTATTCCAATCATTGCAGTTATTATTTCTTTTATTATAGCTGTGACTATTATTAATATTTTTGGGATTAAAGTTGCTGCAAATGTAAATACCTTTTTGGTAATGTTTCAATTTCTTTTTATTATTATTTTCAGCCTGCTTTGCATTAATGGACTTTTAGCAGGAAAAGGTACAGGAGAGTTGTTTTCTATGGATCCTTTTTTTAGTCCTGACGTGAATTTTAATAATCTACTCTCAATTGTACCTCTATTATGTTTCAGTTTTCTAGGGTTTGATGCGGTTACTACACTAGCTGAAGAAACCAAAGATCCAAAAAAAACACTTCCCAAAGCGATTTATGCTACGACATTAATTGGAGGGTTATTATTTATTGCATCTACCTATTTTGCACAATCCATTTTCCCGAATTTCACTTCTTTTAAGAACCCTGATACAGCTATAGTGGATATCATGATTTATACCGGAGGTAATTTTCTGAATAGTTTGTTTATTTCTGTGGTAGTGACAGCTGCTACTGCTTCTGCTATAGCTTCAGGAGGAAGTGGAGCTAGGATTTTATATGCAATGGGGAGAGATAATGTTCTGCCTAAGAGGATTTTCGGATATGTTTCTCCAAAATTTCAAACGCCCATATTCAATATCTTGATCATTGCTTGTGTTGCTATGAGTGCTGTATTTTTGGATATAGCAACAGCTACTTCTTTCATTAACTTTGGTGCACTGTTTGCTTTTACATTCGTTAATCTTTCTGTGCTTATCCATTATTTTGTGAGGCAGAAGCAGAGATCGCCTAAAAGTATCATTTTATATTTACTTCTTCCCTTAATAGGCACTGGTATAACTATATTGTTTATGACAAAGTTAGATATTCATTCTTTAGTATTAGGAATTACTTGGTTGGCAGTAGGGTTCATTTACTTATTGTACTTAACAAAAATGTTTAAGGAACGTCCTCCTGAATTGAATTTTGAAGAGCAAAAAGAAGAGTTCGATGTAAAACTAGTGCAATGA
- a CDS encoding amidohydrolase, with protein MAIKKADIVLSSDAIFTGLTHEPTSGAIAILGNKIMSVGSKAEIEPFIGNETKVFNYGNQLIMPGFHDFHLHIMFSALSLNSVNLFEARSAQEVAAKVLEFSKDCSEEEWIIGMQWDAGYWHDKQEPHYKILDAVIPDRPVVLFHAEGHYTWVNSKAMDLAGVTEDIRDPDFGRYERDKDGLLTGIFYEEAQQIVLKEALRLTQNKKETILKKFLQLLSQYGITSVNDLYAPIDDFLQDYDLFEKLDKQGELTTRFHITPELDGNLDKAQILRNEYESKKLQFSGLKQFVDGTVTGHTAYFLKPYSDQLDICGHPALDPEVLINRVVKADELGFRIRFHAIGDAAIRLALDAFEEAVRKNGKRDSRHTIEHIEVIDQDDIERFSKLGVIVSMQPDHMAASSREVYSSIIGPEREKNVFLTKSLLNSGASLALGTDFPVSISLNPMRQIYTAITRVDSSGDPKNTWHPEQKLTLAEALQAYTYGSAYGCFREHELGTIEEGKLADLVVLDRNLFDIPENEVLKTKVELTINDGKVVYKSEETSLSSIF; from the coding sequence ATGGCTATTAAAAAAGCGGATATTGTTCTTTCTAGTGATGCTATTTTCACAGGGCTTACACATGAGCCAACATCTGGTGCAATTGCTATCTTAGGTAACAAAATTATGAGTGTAGGATCAAAAGCAGAGATTGAACCTTTTATAGGAAATGAGACAAAAGTATTTAACTATGGAAATCAATTAATTATGCCTGGGTTTCATGATTTTCATCTCCACATTATGTTTAGTGCACTAAGTTTAAATAGTGTTAACTTATTTGAAGCCAGGTCAGCTCAAGAAGTAGCTGCAAAAGTACTGGAATTTTCTAAAGATTGTTCTGAGGAAGAATGGATTATAGGTATGCAATGGGACGCAGGTTATTGGCATGATAAACAAGAACCCCATTATAAAATACTTGACGCTGTTATTCCAGATCGTCCTGTTGTTCTTTTTCATGCTGAAGGTCATTATACATGGGTAAACAGTAAAGCTATGGATTTAGCAGGAGTTACAGAGGATATACGTGATCCGGATTTTGGTCGTTATGAAAGAGATAAAGATGGTTTACTCACTGGAATTTTCTATGAAGAAGCTCAACAAATAGTTTTAAAAGAGGCATTACGGTTAACACAAAATAAAAAAGAAACGATATTAAAAAAGTTTTTACAATTATTATCCCAATATGGAATAACTTCTGTAAACGATTTGTATGCTCCAATAGATGACTTTCTTCAAGACTATGACCTTTTTGAGAAATTGGATAAGCAAGGAGAATTAACGACTAGATTTCATATCACTCCTGAATTAGATGGCAATTTGGATAAAGCTCAAATACTGAGAAATGAATATGAATCAAAGAAACTTCAATTCTCAGGATTAAAGCAATTTGTTGATGGAACAGTCACGGGTCATACCGCTTACTTCCTAAAACCTTACTCCGATCAATTGGATATCTGTGGTCATCCAGCTCTAGATCCAGAAGTATTAATTAATCGAGTTGTTAAAGCAGATGAACTTGGATTTAGAATCAGGTTTCATGCTATTGGAGATGCGGCAATTCGTTTAGCTCTAGACGCTTTTGAAGAAGCTGTACGTAAAAATGGAAAAAGAGACTCAAGGCATACAATAGAGCATATTGAAGTAATCGATCAGGATGACATTGAACGTTTTTCAAAACTGGGAGTCATTGTCTCTATGCAACCTGATCACATGGCTGCTTCATCAAGAGAGGTATATTCATCAATTATAGGTCCTGAAAGGGAAAAAAATGTTTTCCTGACGAAGTCGCTTTTAAATTCAGGTGCATCTTTAGCTTTAGGAACAGATTTTCCGGTATCTATCTCATTAAATCCAATGCGACAAATATATACTGCAATTACAAGAGTTGATAGTAGTGGAGATCCAAAAAACACATGGCATCCTGAACAAAAACTCACTTTGGCAGAGGCATTGCAAGCATATACATATGGCTCAGCATATGGATGCTTTAGAGAGCACGAGCTAGGTACAATAGAAGAGGGGAAACTTGCTGATCTTGTGGTGTTAGACAGAAATCTTTTTGATATTCCAGAAAATGAAGTGCTCAAAACTAAAGTGGAACTTACAATAAACGATGGGAAAGTTGTGTATAAAAGCGAAGAAACTTCTTTATCCAGCATATTCTGA
- a CDS encoding TetR/AcrR family transcriptional regulator: protein MTKNEIKNISLTLFTKYGYEGTALSEIAKRVGIQKPSIYNHFKNKDDLFLCLFEEILEEHIHQVEQFVEEINTLSSEEKLRHILLDTCNYYKNHEDKATFLKRAMIFPPEHLKHILNDKFLRSEKSFSSLLHAIFVEGIDKKEIRQVKIENLIMSYLCLIDGVFMEFSYYGKEEMEPRIQNIWENFWYGLSR from the coding sequence ATGACAAAAAATGAAATTAAAAACATTTCCTTAACACTTTTTACTAAGTACGGATACGAGGGAACAGCTTTATCGGAAATTGCCAAGAGGGTAGGTATACAAAAACCCTCAATATATAACCATTTCAAAAATAAGGATGACCTTTTCTTGTGTCTGTTTGAAGAAATTCTTGAAGAGCATATACACCAGGTCGAACAATTTGTCGAAGAAATAAATACACTCTCTTCTGAAGAAAAATTGAGGCACATCCTTCTTGATACTTGTAACTATTATAAAAACCATGAAGATAAAGCAACTTTTTTAAAGAGAGCAATGATCTTTCCACCAGAGCATTTGAAGCACATATTAAATGATAAATTCCTTAGATCTGAAAAATCATTTTCCTCTCTCTTACATGCTATCTTTGTAGAAGGAATTGACAAAAAAGAAATACGCCAGGTGAAAATCGAGAACTTAATCATGTCCTACCTCTGTTTGATTGATGGGGTATTCATGGAATTTTCTTATTATGGGAAAGAGGAAATGGAACCTAGAATTCAGAATATATGGGAGAATTTTTGGTATGGACTAAGTAGATGA
- a CDS encoding PadR family transcriptional regulator → MSIQIFILSKLMEDKNYPYKLKKQLSEPIPLDRLGGLTESKLYYHFESLVKQGLVEPVEVIKEEHRPDKQVFAITAKGREELPKKIYKLFENADEIKEMIVGLANIKYVDRDKVVDILEKKVHSIKAIWEELGNFEPEPKGNENIREFLGGYFSTRTDHTIYWFEELIRRIKIKEL, encoded by the coding sequence ATGTCTATTCAAATTTTTATATTGAGCAAGCTGATGGAGGATAAAAACTATCCTTATAAATTAAAAAAGCAGCTTTCAGAACCCATTCCACTGGATCGCCTAGGCGGGTTAACGGAAAGTAAACTGTACTACCATTTTGAGTCATTGGTAAAACAAGGTTTAGTCGAGCCAGTTGAAGTAATAAAAGAAGAACATCGGCCTGATAAACAAGTATTTGCGATTACGGCTAAGGGTCGCGAAGAACTACCCAAAAAAATCTATAAATTATTTGAAAATGCGGATGAAATTAAGGAAATGATTGTTGGTTTAGCTAACATCAAGTATGTAGATCGGGATAAAGTAGTAGATATATTAGAAAAAAAAGTACATTCCATCAAGGCTATTTGGGAGGAGCTTGGGAATTTCGAGCCAGAACCTAAAGGCAACGAGAATATTCGTGAATTTTTGGGTGGCTATTTTTCGACCAGAACAGATCACACAATATATTGGTTTGAAGAGTTAATTAGAAGAATTAAGATAAAAGAATTGTAA
- a CDS encoding YhgE/Pip domain-containing protein, which translates to MKFTAFLKTRGATAAIFMGIFYAVVMLGIFLPGYTAIPGNVDKLPIAIINDDAGKNGAMIAEQLQENLPFKEIETDITNKQALKELEQNDLALVVHIPKTFSANMQKGEASSSIDFTINEAGATVVSSTMNAIVTEINNQLSTQFSQQTAQGVLMNFNVPEKQAAELAEKIEKSYVGNVVTINEIPDGMNNNMLPMFLTMAGYVGAMIGAMQIVGAFRASRGKASKTRLFIYAQLTALLIAVISSVIAVGVAYLIDKPSGDLFFGIVGQQILNYMVCFNFTAVLIFLFGEGGMILNLPILLTQTIANGATITRDMMHLPYEWMSHISPMYYSVQAYFANLYGSISPSPYIWSMAAVGAGSMLINMAIVAFIQKPMPGQVSETEVEKNAAEITA; encoded by the coding sequence ATGAAATTTACTGCATTCTTAAAAACAAGAGGTGCAACTGCGGCAATCTTTATGGGGATTTTCTATGCAGTTGTCATGCTAGGCATCTTCTTGCCTGGGTATACAGCCATTCCAGGAAATGTCGATAAATTACCGATCGCCATCATCAATGATGATGCTGGTAAAAATGGGGCAATGATTGCCGAACAGTTACAAGAAAATTTACCCTTTAAAGAAATCGAGACGGATATAACCAATAAACAAGCCTTAAAAGAATTGGAACAAAATGATTTAGCATTAGTCGTACACATCCCAAAAACCTTCTCTGCAAATATGCAAAAAGGTGAAGCGTCATCAAGCATCGACTTTACAATCAATGAGGCAGGGGCAACAGTCGTTTCTTCTACCATGAATGCTATCGTAACTGAAATTAATAACCAGTTAAGCACTCAATTCTCACAACAAACAGCTCAGGGCGTATTGATGAACTTTAATGTACCAGAAAAGCAAGCCGCTGAATTAGCCGAAAAGATTGAGAAATCTTATGTAGGAAATGTAGTTACAATCAACGAAATACCAGATGGCATGAATAATAATATGCTGCCTATGTTCTTAACAATGGCCGGTTATGTTGGGGCGATGATCGGGGCGATGCAAATAGTAGGTGCATTTAGAGCCAGCCGTGGAAAAGCTAGTAAAACACGTTTATTCATTTATGCACAATTAACAGCGCTATTGATTGCAGTTATTTCATCAGTCATTGCTGTAGGTGTAGCGTATTTAATTGACAAGCCAAGCGGTGACCTATTCTTCGGTATAGTAGGTCAACAAATACTAAACTATATGGTATGTTTTAATTTCACCGCGGTTTTAATCTTCTTATTTGGTGAAGGCGGCATGATTTTAAACTTACCGATCTTATTAACACAAACAATAGCAAATGGTGCCACTATCACACGTGATATGATGCATTTACCATATGAATGGATGAGCCACATTTCACCGATGTATTACTCGGTGCAAGCGTACTTTGCAAACCTATATGGCAGCATCAGTCCAAGTCCGTATATTTGGTCAATGGCTGCGGTTGGTGCCGGTTCGATGTTAATTAATATGGCTATTGTCGCGTTTATACAAAAACCAATGCCAGGGCAGGTTTCTGAAACAGAAGTTGAAAAGAATGCGGCTGAAATCACAGCTTAG
- a CDS encoding cell wall hydrolase, which produces MTRVSYRSSDVDLMARMMRAEAEGEGLQGMLYVGNVIVNRVKASCLDFKDLRTIPQVIFHVQGGNYSFEAVQKGNVFYQRARTAEKRLAKQNLDYWRQHPGKYALWYFNPYAPCPPTWYDQPFAGQFKNHCYYEPKPGTCASVYTG; this is translated from the coding sequence ATGACAAGAGTAAGTTACCGAAGTTCAGACGTTGACTTAATGGCAAGGATGATGAGGGCAGAGGCCGAAGGTGAAGGATTACAAGGAATGTTATATGTAGGAAATGTAATTGTTAATCGTGTTAAAGCAAGTTGTTTAGACTTTAAAGATTTAAGAACAATTCCACAGGTCATTTTTCATGTACAAGGAGGAAATTATTCTTTTGAAGCTGTTCAAAAAGGTAATGTATTTTATCAAAGAGCGAGAACTGCTGAAAAAAGATTAGCAAAACAGAATTTGGATTATTGGAGACAACATCCAGGGAAATATGCGCTTTGGTATTTTAATCCATATGCTCCATGCCCTCCAACATGGTACGATCAACCTTTTGCTGGTCAATTTAAAAATCATTGTTATTATGAACCAAAACCTGGAACATGTGCAAGTGTTTATACAGGTTAG